One genomic window of Magnolia sinica isolate HGM2019 chromosome 3, MsV1, whole genome shotgun sequence includes the following:
- the LOC131241536 gene encoding uncharacterized protein LOC131241536, with amino-acid sequence MSTLKEILTGCLVAATIRLTVPAGVARPASLVGPALVQYRLNLMMFCKDFNARTQKYMPETPMSITITAFKDNTFEFTVKSPSVTLYLKKAAGTEWGSSQPGHTIASTITLKHVYKIAKVKQSDPYC; translated from the coding sequence ATGTCCACCTTGAAAGAGATCTTAACCGGCTGCCTGGTCGCCGCGACGATCCGGCTCACGGTACCGGCCGGGGTGGCCCGCCCGGCTTCTTTGGTTGGGCCAGCTCTAGTTCAATACCGGCTCAACCTCATGATGTTCTGCAAAGACTTCAACGCTCGGACCCAAAAATACATGCCTGAAACCCCAATGTCCATCACCATCACCGCCTTCAAAGACAACACCTTCGAATTCACTGTCAAATCCCCATCGGTCACGTTGTACCTAAAGAAGGCCGCTGGGACTGAGTGGGGCAGTAGCCAGCCCGGCCACACCATCGCTTCTACAATCACACTCAAGCATGTGTACAAGATCGCCAAGGTGAAGCAGTCCGATCCTTATTGCTAG